The genomic stretch TCATGCTCTGCTGATCACTGTCCTCCATTTTACAGCATGTTGCCAGCCACCTTTACACCAAGTTCCTGTGCCACTAAATATCTATTAATGTGTGACCTCTCTATGTGCTCAcagctgccccctactggatcAAAGCCCCCAAGAACCTCATTCTATCTCCCAAAGAGACTGGCGCCCTCAGCTGCCAAGCTGGGGGCGATCCCAAGCCTGAGATCACTTGGTTAATGAATGGGATTCCAATAGAGAGTGAGTGCACCATGGGTATAACTGAAATGCTTTGGAGTTTTCCGTTTAACGGTGTGTGTAGCACTCAGAGAGGAGCTGAGGGTGGGATGTGGTGTCTCGTCAGATTCTCATGTGGACCCCAGCAGGAAGCTGGAGGGTGACAGAATCACCTTTACGGACATTCAGGTGGGATCCAGTGCAGTTTACCAGTGCAACGCCTCCAATGAATACGGCTACCTGCTGGCCAACTCATTGGTCAACGTGCTTGGTAAGTTGGAATCAGCCTTGGGCAGTGCGATGGTGCCGATGGAGATCCTTAAGCTGGCACATGTggaagcccagacttctctgcggaaatgtattaaaatgtatcttcaaaatatgtcagatttaatcCAGCCAGTGCTGGTGTTAACTACCATTCAAGCCGTGAATTTGcgtgggggccccctgttggccacaaacggtGACTACACTAAATAGTAGTGCATTCCTTATTTAtattctgctaaccagctagctagctatgATCTTGTGACTCTGCTTCTGACTCTGCAGCCTTGCATCTGCTCCATGGTTGCAGGAATGATCTTTCTTTGTGTCTCACTTTAGctgagccgccgcgggtgctcACGCCACCAAACAAGCTCTACCAGGTCATCGCCGGCGCACGTGCGCTTCTGGACTGCGCCGTTTTCGGATCCCCGATACCTGTGATCACATGGCAAGTTTCGGGGATGCGGAGGGGGAGGATGTGCTGGCATGCGGCGTTGCGCTCGTCTCGGCTTTGCCCGGGCCGTTCCTGAGCGGCTTGCATTACCAGCGGTCTCCCCGCTCTCCCAATTACCTGCATTACTCTTCATTTCCAGCAGTCGATCATTGACACCAATGCCCGAGAGTATTTCTCTGCTGGCTTTGTCACTCAGGCCTTCTCTGTGTGTAGCTAAGCACCCAACGGTGTTTCCCGGCAGGTTCAAGGACGGCCATGTTAGCGTCACTGCAGGAGACCAGCACAGTATATATGAGAACGGGACCCTAGAGCTGCAAGCGGCTCACAGCTCCCACAGCGGCAGGTACACCTGCATCGCAGTCAACGTCCTGGGCAGCAGGGAGAACCAGGTGTTCCTGGAGGTCAAAGGTGAGGGAGAAACTGGGCCGGGACAAGCCCTGCACAAGATGCCCAATGTCCAGTGTAAGGCTTCTGTCTTGGTGTATGGGCTGCATTGCACCTATAAGCCTATAGGACTGTATTTGTTTTGTTGATGATTGAAGGTTTCATATGTTTGCTTACCTCCTTAGCAGTGTCTAAAGagggtttgccacctccagCAGACTTGGTGGCTACCTATAACTGAACCAGGCTCTCTCCACAGCCAACTCACTGTCTATATGATATAATACGTGATGAATTTTATTGATCTAACCCAAGCCCTGGCTGTAGACACTTGATTAAGTTTCAGTATAAATGAATTTACATGCAGCGTACAGCTTCATGCCCTAGTTGGGGCACTGTGGGATAACAGGGCAGTTATCCTTGCAGTCCCTAGTGCTGTATGGGAATATTCTCCTGTTGGATAAGAGCACTGTGTGATTCCCACTGCGAGGGCACTGATTTGACAGATGTTTTTACCTTTTCTCATTAGCTACAACTCCCCCGCCCCCATAAGCCCCAGGGGCATCGGGTCCCTCCTAAATTTAGCATGCTCTGAATACTTCATGCCAAGCTCATGTCATCATGCATTAGTAAAAGCCTCTTGCTAATTTCGTTCCAAGCTCTTGCTAAAGCTCGGgcatcttcctcctccttcttagAACCCACCAGAATTTTAAAGCACCCTGAGCTCAAGGTGGTCCAGAGGAGCCGAGCGGTGATGTTTGAGTGCAAGGTGACGCACGACCCCACCCTCACACCCACCACGACATGGCTGAAGGATGATGGGGGTTTGCCGGATGACGAGAGGTGGGGGCTCAGGATTCACACCACAAAGTGTGAAGTTGTAGCTGtagtgaccaggataagtggttagaagatggatagatggatggacggatgttcATTCTGCATTCTGCATTTTTGGGTTTGTGATATATGACCACCATAGCACCTGCAGCAGAAACGATTAGCTGGCAATGAAGGTTCTTTTCCTTAGAATACGCCACTGCTGACCCACTGCATCCGCATCTGTAGGTTCGTAATCGGTCCTGAGAGCCTGACCATCCAAGACGTGACCGAGGCTGATGAGGGCAGCTACACCTGCATTGTGAACACCACGCTGGACCAGGACTCCACCGTCACCAGGCTGACCGTCGTCGGTATGACCTCCGAAGCTGCCTGATTTGCAGTGTAATATGGGAGAACTTCCGTGGGCAGTCCGTGTTTGATAAATACAGTGAATTCCGTGTGCAGAAATCTGACCGTCATTAGCACTATTTTTCAGCTGTTTGCTCTTGAATTTCTTCTGCACGACTCAGTAAGTCAGTTTCTCCTCTGAAATTGTATTGTGCCAGTGGTTAAATAGcgagcatttttattttatttattttgaaacacgCTCTGGGACCCCCTGAAGATGGGCCTGCAATCCACCTGCTGAGAAACAGTGCCCTAGAATACCTTACAGTGTTTACCTTATCAGCCTTTAAAATCACTGTCCTTCTCTAGCTGTTTAAAGTCTCCCCTTTGCGACAGTGcctaattccttttactcatcTGGTATAATGGGAGCGGGGCTGTCCTGCTGGGCCCCGACCCAGGGCTTATTAGACTTGACAGTGTATTCACATTCTCCTTTGCTGGACACCCTATGTGAGCCAGTGTTGAGGTTTGCACCTTCTCCTGTCAGCTGGGTTTGTTTCCCATGTTACTAATCACTGCCTCCTACCTCCTGCCTTCCCCCACCAGAGGACACACCGCCCCCGCTTCTCGTCTATGGTAAAGCACCAGCCGAAGATTTGATCCGTCTGATTACTCGTACCCTGCATCGCCCAGGCCCCCCCCTCCTTGACTCTGTTTTGTCTGgggctgtttttgttgttgtattttgttttttcgTTTTATGCATGCTCTGGTCCGGCATccgtgctctgtgtgtgtgtgacatcacAAAGGGGAGGGGAGGCTGGGCGGCTGGGGAGGCTGGGTGGGCGGGGCTCTCTGCCATCTCATACTCCATCGTTGTGCGTCACAGTGGCGAGTCCAGTGCTGTGTAGGGAAACAGTGGAGCACCGGCAGTATGGTTGGGCTGCGTTTTTGCTCACAGCTGGGTGTTTGCAGAGCATGAGGCATTTTGGGGCCACCGCATGCTTCGAGGTGCCGTAGGAGTCGTTAGCAGCTACACCAAACCGGTCTGCTGTCTTTCTCATCTCACCACTCTTACTGATAAAGTCGCTTGGCCTTTGACTGATTTTCAGTGATTATGTTTGCATGTCCACACACCCAGAGGAGTGCTTCTGATTCCCCAGTGGGAGCTGCAACTTTTAGGATGCCTCATCAAGGCCAAATCTCTTCGGAGCTCACCATGCCCTAATGACGATGACATTTCCAGTGGCGGGGAGGCCGTCCACCGTGCATGAGATGCAGAACCCCCCAGGTTGCTCTGCTTTTCTGACAGTGGGTTCTATTCCAGAGCAACCAGACCCACCCATGGACTTGGAACTGACAGACCAGAAGAAGCGGAGCATCCAGCTCACCTGGATCCCTGGAGATGATCATAACAGCCCTATTAAGAGTATGAGTCTCAGTGTGTCAGTCAGATTTCCTGTATGAATCTCAGTGTCAGTCACACTCTCTGTATGAGTCTAAGCGTGCCCTTCAGACTCTGAGGCCCAGTGTGTCAGTCTACTCTCCTATGACTCTGTTTTCCCCATTGTGAGACCTAACACTGTAATTTTACTTTTCCAGAATTTGTCGTTCAGTACGAGGATGCACTTCATCACCCCGGTGTCTGGAAAAATCTGACCGAAGTCCCAGGAAGCAAAACCACAGCCCACCTGAAGCTCTCCCCTTACGTCCACTACACGTTCAGGGTGCTGGCTGCCAATGCGGTGGGCTTCAGCCCGCCCAGCCTGCCATCGCAGCAGTACAGAACTGACCCTGCAGGCAAGTGGGCGCCGACCATCTGCACGCGGACGTTCTGCGTCGGGATGCCATGCCGTATGAGTCTCATTTTCATCTTCCTGTGTCCAGCTCCTGATGAAAACCCTTCAATGGTCGAAGCAGCTGGAGCTGAGCATAATAATCTAGTGATATCATGGAAGGTAAGACATGAGCTGAAGATTATGGTGCATTTAAATTCACATAGATAAAATCGTTTGCTTCTAGCTTAATTGCCTTCATCTGCATAGCACATTTTATCACCAAATTATCTGCTCTGAATTTATTCATAGTCTCTTCTACATAAAGTGCATTTTTTTCTGGACCACAGCCCTTGACAAACTTGCAGTCCAATGGGCCGGGTCTCCAGTACAAGGTCAGCTGGATGCAGCAGGACGTCGACAAGGACTGGACGTCGGTGACAGTGGCTAACGTGTCCAAGTTCGTAGTGTCCGGGACGCCCACGTTCGTCCCGTACGAGGTGAAGGTGCAAGCCGTGAACGACTATGGAAGCGCTCCAGAGCCAGAGGTGGTGCTGGGCTACTCCGGAGAGGACTGTAAGTTTTGGGGGGAGAGGTCCTGTGTGGGAGGGGGTATGTTTCTGTCTATTAAACTGGTAATAGCTCCCATCTTGCCTGTGTTCCCAAACCACACCAGTAAATGGCGCGCCGATGTGCAGAGCTTTAGCGTGGCGCTAATCGTCGACATTTCCACTCACGGCTGCATTCTCCCCCAGTGCCCTTGGCGGCTCCGGGCCGGATCCAGGCCGCGGTGCAAAACAGCTCACTGGCCGAAGTCCACTGGGAAGCCGTATCATCGCAGATGGTCCGAGGTCGACTCAAGGGCTATAAGGTGTGATGTGTTCTTGGTGCGGGAGGGTCTGCGCTCGGATCCGCATTTGTCACCCTGGGGCTTTTTGCTTGGACGAGTTGAGCTGTGTCTCACGGGAGGTGATGGCTCCCTCGGGGCAGGTCTACTACTGGAAGGAGAGGAGCCTTCTGGAGCACACCCCACAACACGAGGAGCAGCGTATCCTCACCTTCAATGGCAACAGGACGCATGGCAAGCTGCCCGGCCTGCACCCGTTCAGCCTCTACACTTTCAACGTCAGGGTGCTCAACGGCAAGGGCGAAGGTCCCGCCAGCCCCAGTCAGCAGTTTGAGACCCCCGAAGGAGGTAGGCACTGGATCAACAGGTCCAAGGTTAATGCTGTGCATGAATAATAAGCCGACGAGTGAGATTGCACAATCAGTCGGCGATCACTGTTGGCGTGCTGGATCCGGGTTCAAGTCCATGTCAGTTCTGTATTATGGGGACAGTGTGTTGCTCAGTGGGTGTAGGACGCTCGGAAGGTCGTCAGTTCAAACCTCAGACCTGGCAttgtgatttcaccattggaggGGGCATGACCCTTAACCTCCAATCGCTCTAAGGATTCTGACTCACCCTACTTTCTCAGTTGTATGTCTCTGGggcagaggtgggtagttcaggtccagaatgtaaaggtccagaccaagattttgcttcaaccagccagttgagtacgctgtgactgtaactctttttacccaactggttggttgggataaaaacataaataaaatgtaatgcaaatgaATGATTAAGATATAATAAAGAAAGGATGAAGAGCAACTTAGGAAAGTCTGGGGCCTTGAAGTGACCTCTTTTAATGGAATGTTTCAGTTTATTCTTGGTTGATAAACAATGTAAataatgtgtatgtgtgggcaGTCCCTGGGCCTCTGGCGTTCCTGAGGTTCACAAACATCAACCTGGACTCCTTGACTCTGGAGTGGAGTCCCCCTTTGCAGAGGAACGGACACTTGCTTGGCTACACTCTCAAGTACCAGACAAGTGAGTCTTTGGGACCTGAAGAAGCTGCAGCATTTTCATGCCAACGGTTGCATATTAATATCAGAGTGTGCTCTTAGACAACACCAACAAGCGCTATGCACACAGAACTACACAGTGTGCCCGAGGGTATTATGGGTAATGCTGCACATAACACAAGTACCATCAGTATTTAGATGAGTTAGTTCACAAGTGTCAGAAGAGACTGGACTATTCGTGAATCTCTCTCTTCACCCCCCCAGTCAACAACACCAGCGAGCTGGGCCCACTGGTGGAGGTCTCCCTCCCAGCCAACGAGACAAACTTCACACTGCAGAACCTGAAATACAGCACACGCTACAAGTTTTACATCAATGCCAGAACCAAGCAGGGTGCCGGGCCTGCCATCACGGATGAGGCCGTCACTGTCATGGATGAAGGTACAAGTCTGCATTGCACGGCTTCACAGCCGCCATATCATCGTGGCTATTTTATGgcgtgcagtgtgaattacagcCTTGGGTGTCCTGGTGCAGGGCTGGGTATACCTCTGCTCTGTTTGGGTCTGTTTTTACCACAGATGTCgctgtgtgtcagtgtggcAAGGTTGTTCCACAGCCTCATTCGGGTCCTTTATTCCCACGACTCACTTGCTCTGTTTCCATTGACCTAGATTTTGCTCATTTTAAACATTTGTACTGAAAACCAGTCAATGGAAGCACAGTAACCCTCACataatgcaaaaaaatgtaTCAATCGTTGggggtggtttttgtggcgagtCGAAGAAGTGATCCACAAAACTGCAATGGAACCAGAGGTTGGGAATTAGTAGATATGTAGGACGTGATCATTAGTTCTTCTAGAGCTGCTGACTCGTCTGAAGCCCTCTGCATGTTGAAGTACGAGGCATGGATCTTAATCTCACTGGGTGATAAATGGCAAGTATTATTCACTTAGCATCCATCAATGGAAACACGGCCTATTCACAGTTTCACTTAGTTGACTTGACTGGAACACGGGGAGTCTTGGAGAGCCTCTGGTTCCTGCCTCTTACCGGCAGCACAAGCTCATGACTCCAAAGCGTGCTCCAGAGCCGGAAAGAATATCGATCTGTGAAAATAGCAATCACGTAGTCAATATTGCGGTGGCAATCTAAGACTTTCCTTTGCTGAATTTCATGAGGCCAGTCAGCTCTGTCCTGCAGATCCACCAGCATGCCCCATATCCCAGAGGACGTGCCATGTATATTTTATGAAACTTCGCGACTACAATATGGTCCATCCTGCACAGCTGCTCAGTGTCGGAGCTTGTTCATGTTCATGACCTGTGCAACAGTGATGAAGTTACTTGGTGGAGTATGGTGAATTTTAGACCATTACTAAGTTTGTATGGTTTTCAAAAGACACTCAATGAAATACACCTATGAACTTGGTCATTATTGCATCCCTTCATTATGGTTCCATGGATTATTAGATTTCTCAAACCTTTTTCCCCaggctttatttaaattcatttcCCATGTGGTGGATCTCATTAGCACTTACTGCTGCAGAAAGATCTCAGTGGGAAGGCGTTTGGGTTGAACTGCTCCACTCATTCTTAAATGACTTATTAGCAGTTAATGTGTGTGACATGAGTTCATCTCTGGGCAGCATTACCTACTGTGCTGACAGCTACATTATTGAATTATTGTCCTTATTCATATGTCTGTTTCTAACCAACCTCACTGTTTCTAAATAATTCTTAAATAACCATAATATCAGGCTTAATAGTACTTATTGTAAAGCTAATATAAATAACGTGAAGTACTTTTTACATTTAGAGATTAATTGTATAACATGTTAACCCTGGACATGTTCTCCATTGGCACCATTTATTGATTTATAATTTGTCCTTGACTGGACTTTAGGTGGCTTTTTGTTGATATGTCTAGTTTCCTTGCAATGCTGTTCACATGAAATTCACTACCTTTTATCCACCCTGTTTTCCCATGATGCTCCGGGGTCCTCCCCCCCGATATTGATGCCCTGCCTCTTTTCTCTGTGCTTTTGCCCTTGAAGCCTTCATCCACCAGCCCTCTTTAGATGTAGGCCCAGGTAATGGACACATGAAAGCTGACTCATCtgcatgccttttctgtctgtgCCTTATGAGCACTGACCCCGGCAGACTGACAGAGATAGGCCtgcatgccttttctgtctgtgCCTTATGAGCACTGACCCCGGCAGACTGACAGAGATAGGCCTGCATTCCTTTTCTGTCTGTGCCATATGAGCACTGACCCCGGCATACTGACAGAGTTGTGCCtgcatgccttttctgtctgtgCCTTATGAGCACAGACCACAGCAGACTGACAAAGTTGTGCCtgcatgccttttctgtctgtgCCTTATGAGCACTGACCCCGGAAGACTGACAGAGATAGGCCtgcatgccttttctgtctgtaCCTTACGACCACTGACCCCGGCAGACTGACAGAGATGTGCCtgcatgccttttctgtctgtgCCTTACGAGCACTGACCCCAGTAGACTGACAGAGATGCTCCtgcatgccttttctgtctgtgCCTTACGAGCACTGACCCCGGTAGACTGACAGAAATGGGCCTGCATGTGGTCTTTCTTTGTCTGGCTGTTCCTCTGGGTTCGACCCTGTAGCCAAATGCAGTTTATATTCCACATACTCTGTGGGTCACAATCGTCTCTGGGTGACACTCACCCCAGCAGTGCTCTAATACAGCCTGTTTATCAGTTATTATATTACACCATGCTGCCCTTCAGCTACTGTAGACTTTGTATTTCCCCAGACTATGAGAGAAATAGACCCCATTTGTTATAAAGCCTGAGGTGTCTGCGTATCAGGGTCTCTGCATGACTTGGAGTACAGTGCATGCTGGGCGTGTTGTAGAGCCACCGTGTCCTGCCTCGGGGTTTGACGCCTGATGCTGCTGTCTACCTTATGTCTCCCTGTGCTCTTCCAGGGAACACAGAGTCCCCCCACGTCACACCCCCATTTACGCAGTCTCTGCGTCCACCGCTCCAAACGGGTATGGGTACAGCCCCTCCTGCATGACGAGGCCGAGCTGAGCATGCGAGTATATTAACAGCAGTGTCAGCTGGGGGCAGGAGGGGGTGGAGTAGCTGGGTAACAGCTCGTCAGGTCTGACAATGGGGGGGTAACTGGGTAACAGCTCGTCAGGTCTGTTCATGGGGGGTGTAGCTGGGTAACAGCTCGTCAGGTCTGACAATGGGGGGTGTAGCTGGGTAACAGCTCGTCAGGTCTGACAATGGGGGGGTAACTGGGTAACAGCTCGTCAGGTCTGTTCATGGGGGGTGTAGCTGGGTAACAGCTCGTCAGGTCTGACAATGGGGGGTGTAACTGGGTAGCGGCTCGTCAGGTCTGACAATGGGGGGTGTAGCTGGGTAACAGCTCGTCAGGTCTGACAATGGGGGGGTGTAGCTGGGTAACAGCTCATCAGCTCTGTTCATGGGGGGTGTAGCTGGGTAGCCGCTCGTCAGGTCTGTTCATGGGGGGTGTAGCTGGGTAGCTGCTCGTCAGGTCTATTCATGGGGGGTGTAGCTGGGTAGCTGCTCGTCAGGTCTGTTCATGGGGGGTGTAGCTGGGTAGCTGCTCGTCAGGTCTGTTCAGTGCAGTTTGATCAGGAACATTTTGTGCGCTTTTGCTCTGGCAATTCCTGCATTTATGTATCTGAACCTCATTTTGATGGAGGGAAGGGGAGCCCTTGAGTTACACCTTACAGATAAACATAAACCTCTAATGAAAACCACCAGATGCTGGTATATTTATAGTAGGCAGATGATCTGTCCTAGAAACTGCCGGTGGATGTAGAGAGCTTCACAGTTAGGGTTTGAGCACATGCTGGTGTACTCCTGTCCTAGACTTTGCTTGTATTTCTGATATAGAGATGTAGATATAGGGGGCAGGACAGAGCAGTTCTGTGATCTTTTTGCAGTTATCATCCGTGTGACAGCTGTGTAACCCCACTCTGTTAATCAGAGCTAATCCTCAGCTGGCCGTGGGCTTTCCTCTGTCTTCTCCTCCTCATCTGTTCTTTTCCTATGCTCTCAGCGCGTCCCGTGGGTCCAGCTTTCAGCAACTTTAGCGCCTCTGTGAGGGAGGATGGGGCTGTTGTCAGCTGGGAGTTCCTGGGAGCAGATAAGAACCTTTTTGTCGAATATATGATCGAAAACAGTAAGGCGACATTGTTTGTTACTCATTCTGCATGAGTTTGAGTTGCTATTTCATTTGTAGTTGTTTTTCGTTTCCAGTCTTCAGCCACAGTTGGAGAAAGACTGATCTAAATATGGAAACTCTATGAAGTAAATGTGTGTAATTATATTCATACTCTTTGGCATGTGGACATTATGGCCCTGATACAGCAGTCGGGGCAGAGATATTCTGATAGAAGACTCCTCTGCTCACGTTTTTGTCCTGTAAAGTGTGTTGTGCTGATTTTCCTCTTCTGTCTGAGTGTCAGGAAGTCTGAAGCTGTTTTATTTTCTGCATGAATATTaagtttttttcagtttctcAGAATCCTTTGGAATAATTTTGAATTACCAAAGGACGGCTCAGTTGAGAACGTTCAGATAGAGAGGAATTGTACTTGGGGTAAATTTAACAGCTGCACAACTTCAACTGCAAATTTTTGTTTAATGAGGATGCATTCATCCTCTTCATTTTGTCTTGCCTGAAGGGTTTTTATCAGTAACCATCAGGGCTGTTTTGTGTGCATGACTGATCTGTCTCATGCTATCACACCGTTTTAGGGACAGACTAACTCTTTCCTGAAAACTCTTTTAGGTAATGAAGACTGGACAAGAGAGGTGGTAAACGGCTCTCAGACATACACTATTAAGGGCTTAAAGCCAGGGACGTCGTACCGAGTGCGCGTTGTGGCTAAAGACCACTCTGACCAGGTGGCCGGCAGCACGGAGGAGCTGCGGGTTAGCGTGCCAGGTGAGGGACTGGCCCACAGTGTCCTCTGTGCCTGGCGTGCATCTCCAACCGCCAGGATGCATGCCGGAATCCATTCCGCATGTTTTGCTTTCCCTGGAATTCCTGCGGGAATGCCAGTACTGTCACCGGAATTTGGAAGGCCACAGGTTGGAATCCCCAGGCCCAACTCCGAGGGTTCCGAGCTGGGCTCCCCCAGCAGGGGTGTGGCTGTAAGGGGCAGGAGGGAGGTGTAGTGTTCAGGCGCCGGATGAAGCCAAACAAACGAAGGAAAGCAGACATGGGCCCACATGGCGGCGCAATGCATGATGGGCCGGTCGTGGAGCCTcaggctgaggggtcccccagACACGAGCTGGACGGCCCTTTAGCCTCAGTGTTCATCGTGTGTTCTGGTGTGTTTGTAtccatgtgtttttgtttgcaGTCGTCCAGCGATCAAGGTCTTATTAAAGTATGCAGTAAAGTAGGCTGCTACTTCACGGGAATGCAGACGCCGCCCCTGGCTTATTGTCTCTCGAGGTGCACGATAAAAAGCGAGATCGCCGACTGATGTCTTTCGTTTGTACTCCAACCATGTTAAACCAAATTTTAACTATGCACTTATGATTTCATCCCTTTTTATCCTGAATATTAATTTATAAATTAAGTACAATTCGTTCTCAGTTTACATGTACAAATCTGTGCAGAGATTATTGTTTTTACTTTGGTTTGGTTTAACACTCCACACACTGTATGTATTTCAGTCATCCTTTATCACGAGTTTGGTTTCAGTTTGGGGTGGAGGCAGATGGCGGCAGATGGAGGCAGGCTCCATCTGGATATTTCTCAATATACGTACTTGGCCTTACTTATGTACTTTCATGCCCTTTTTACTTtatcttccattgccgaagatCAGTTCCAATGCTAGGAACAGAAGTACGGAGGACGCTAAAAATCCCTGGATGTCATTCTTACTCTGCCCCAAATATCAATGTTTCAGTTGCATCCTTGGCAAATGGGAACAGTCCCATGATTCATTTCATCTGACGTTTGTTcctgggaggcaagttagcattACCGGTCTTGCCAAGTACAATCTTCGCGTTCTTAGTATTGAGAAACAACCCCCTTCTGAAGCCCCCCTATGTGTGACCTCACCCCCGGCATGTGACTTCACCCGTGCCATGTGACCTTTCCCCCGCTATGTGACTTCACCCCTGCCATGTGACCTCACCCACTCCATGTGACCCTCTGTTCTTGGTGCTGTAATCAGCCATGGCCAGCCGTCAAGTGGACATCGCCACGCAAGGCTGGTTCATCGGTCTCATGTGTGCCATCGCGCTCCTCATCCTCGTGCTCCTCATCGTTTGCTTCATCAAGAGGAACAAAGGGGGAAAGTATCCAGGTAGGTGACCCCCCTGTATGGCCCGCCATGGCCGCCGGTCCTGAGTGGTCCATGACTGACTTTGCCGTCCCCCCAGTGAAAGAGAAGGAAGACGCGCATGCCGACCCAGAGATTCAGCCAATGAAGGACGATGACGGGACGTTTG from Brienomyrus brachyistius isolate T26 chromosome 3, BBRACH_0.4, whole genome shotgun sequence encodes the following:
- the LOC125739022 gene encoding neuronal cell adhesion molecule-like isoform X11 — its product is MPAMEGSRKRELCRGVLFALLWGHMITALEVPLDPKILGELAQPPTITHQSPKNYIIDPRENIVLQCEAKGKPHPSFSWTRNGTHFDIDKDPKVTMRPRSGTLVIDISGEKAEAYEGVYQCMARNEHGTAISNNIVIRQSRSPLWSKENIAPIVVQEGVSLVLRCRPPAGLPPPVIFWMDNNFQKLPQDGRVSQAMNGDLYFANVRRQDSRNDYICYARFPHTQTIQQKQPVTVRVLNMDAINETMAPFFNDTDFFGDSPAGERPPTFLLPPGASTSKVVLRGEVLELECIAEGLPTPRISWHRESGSFNNKRTSFKNFHKTLKIVDITEGDAGDYRCQAENSLGTLEHVITVTVKAAPYWIKAPKNLILSPKETGALSCQAGGDPKPEITWLMNGIPIENSHVDPSRKLEGDRITFTDIQVGSSAVYQCNASNEYGYLLANSLVNVLAEPPRVLTPPNKLYQVIAGARALLDCAVFGSPIPVITWFKDGHVSVTAGDQHSIYENGTLELQAAHSSHSGRYTCIAVNVLGSRENQVFLEVKEPTRILKHPELKVVQRSRAVMFECKVTHDPTLTPTTTWLKDDGGLPDDERFVIGPESLTIQDVTEADEGSYTCIVNTTLDQDSTVTRLTVVEQPDPPMDLELTDQKKRSIQLTWIPGDDHNSPIKKFVVQYEDALHHPGVWKNLTEVPGSKTTAHLKLSPYVHYTFRVLAANAVGFSPPSLPSQQYRTDPAAPDENPSMVEAAGAEHNNLVISWKPLTNLQSNGPGLQYKVSWMQQDVDKDWTSVTVANVSKFVVSGTPTFVPYEVKVQAVNDYGSAPEPEVVLGYSGEDLPLAAPGRIQAAVQNSSLAEVHWEAVSSQMVRGRLKGYKVYYWKERSLLEHTPQHEEQRILTFNGNRTHGKLPGLHPFSLYTFNVRVLNGKGEGPASPSQQFETPEGVPGPLAFLRFTNINLDSLTLEWSPPLQRNGHLLGYTLKYQTINNTSELGPLVEVSLPANETNFTLQNLKYSTRYKFYINARTKQGAGPAITDEAVTVMDEAMASRQVDIATQGWFIGLMCAIALLILVLLIVCFIKRNKGGKYPVKEKEDAHADPEIQPMKDDDGTFGEYSDTEDHKPLKGSLTPPNGTIRKEDSDDSLVDYGEGGDGQFNEDGSFIGQYSGKRERDVVECDRSSEAPSPVNAMNSFV
- the LOC125739022 gene encoding neuronal cell adhesion molecule-like isoform X6, whose amino-acid sequence is MPAMEGSRKRELCRGVLFALLWGHMITALEVPLDPKILGELAQPPTITHQSPKNYIIDPRENIVLQCEAKGKPHPSFSWTRNGTHFDIDKDPKVTMRPRSGTLVIDISGEKAEAYEGVYQCMARNEHGTAISNNIVIRQSRSPLWSKENIAPIVVQEGVSLVLRCRPPAGLPPPVIFWMDNNFQKLPQDGRVSQAMNGDLYFANVRRQDSRNDYICYARFPHTQTIQQKQPVTVRVLNMDAINETMAPFFNDTDFFGDSPAGERPPTFLLPPGASTSKVVLRGEVLELECIAEGLPTPRISWHRESGSFNNKRTSFKNFHKTLKIVDITEGDAGDYRCQAENSLGTLEHVITVTVKAAPYWIKAPKNLILSPKETGALSCQAGGDPKPEITWLMNGIPIENSHVDPSRKLEGDRITFTDIQVGSSAVYQCNASNEYGYLLANSLVNVLAEPPRVLTPPNKLYQVIAGARALLDCAVFGSPIPVITWFKDGHVSVTAGDQHSIYENGTLELQAAHSSHSGRYTCIAVNVLGSRENQVFLEVKEPTRILKHPELKVVQRSRAVMFECKVTHDPTLTPTTTWLKDDGGLPDDERFVIGPESLTIQDVTEADEGSYTCIVNTTLDQDSTVTRLTVVEDTPPPLLVYEQPDPPMDLELTDQKKRSIQLTWIPGDDHNSPIKKFVVQYEDALHHPGVWKNLTEVPGSKTTAHLKLSPYVHYTFRVLAANAVGFSPPSLPSQQYRTDPAAPDENPSMVEAAGAEHNNLVISWKPLTNLQSNGPGLQYKVSWMQQDVDKDWTSVTVANVSKFVVSGTPTFVPYEVKVQAVNDYGSAPEPEVVLGYSGEDLPLAAPGRIQAAVQNSSLAEVHWEAVSSQMVRGRLKGYKVYYWKERSLLEHTPQHEEQRILTFNGNRTHGKLPGLHPFSLYTFNVRVLNGKGEGPASPSQQFETPEGVPGPLAFLRFTNINLDSLTLEWSPPLQRNGHLLGYTLKYQTINNTSELGPLVEVSLPANETNFTLQNLKYSTRYKFYINARTKQGAGPAITDEAVTVMDEARPVGPAFSNFSASVREDGAVVSWEFLGADKNLFVEYMIENSNEDWTREVVNGSQTYTIKGLKPGTSYRVRVVAKDHSDQVAGSTEELRVSVPAMASRQVDIATQGWFIGLMCAIALLILVLLIVCFIKRNKGGKYPVKEKEDAHADPEIQPMKDDDGTFGEYSDTEDHKPLKGSLTPPNGTIRKEDSDDSLVDYGEGGDGQFNEDGSFIGQYSGKRERDVVECDRSSEAPSPVNAMNSFV